From Rutidosis leptorrhynchoides isolate AG116_Rl617_1_P2 chromosome 3, CSIRO_AGI_Rlap_v1, whole genome shotgun sequence, a single genomic window includes:
- the LOC139896779 gene encoding uncharacterized protein: MEQPSSALDKSININNNTLDSLHHELQGNQAADLFPFPGFTVNNQNDADDHTPITKISCGPVPNCANSVKSTELSSSTATTKTPPAEPSVSPEIQSNLSRSVLVSGATPSTCYGAGHIISGVVDKRKCKSRGILSAGHKIPLEQDISDDNIHLIPCPVEASISWRMSPSYADDDEDSVVIGKGNHLKELNQSWKIVESPSSLCTPPFPSDTPNRKHVISREERPLSFEFNGECSPFSADTIGSENVMQTPNSDTSLERRASFESEFDQVTNVLQQESLSPNKNSSPWDPPRLSLDLADVSVSSPSNITIPNQLREKSDIYASWISNSTSENVSESNMRISWRDGLVSGSFDKDDFDCCRLLSDEEMDTDRLLKSPRLTGHEIKTGENGKTTSFPNAPNPCTESVCTDDGGPIASRDSDWTRYYKN; encoded by the coding sequence atGGAACAGCCAAGTTCCGCGCTTGATAaaagtattaatatcaataataatactctcGATAGTTTACATCATGAGTTACAGGGTAACCAAGCTGCTGACCTATTCCCATTTCCTGGTTTTACCGTCAATAACCAAAATGATGCTGATGATCATACTCCTATTACCAAGATATCATGTGGGCCTGTTCCTAATTGTGCCAACTCTGTGAAGTCTACTGAACTAAGCTCAAGCACGGCTACCACAAAAACACCTCCTGCTGAGCCATCCGTGTCTCCCGAAATCCAATCCAATTTGTCTCGTTCTGTGCTTGTTTCAGGAGCTACACCATCTACTTGTTACGGTGCCGGGCATATAATTTCGGGGGTCGTTGACAAAAGAAAATGCAAGTCTAGGGGGATTCTTTCGGCAGGACATAAAATCCCCCTTGAACAGGACATCTCTGACGACAATATTCATTTGATTCCTTGTCCTGTTGAAGCTTCAATTAGTTGGCGTATGTCACCATCTTATGCAGATGACGATGAAGATAGTGTTGTTATAGGGAAAGGCAATCATCTGAAAGAGTTGAATCAATCTTGGAAAATAGTTGAATCTCCGTCGTCTTTATGCACTCCCCCTTTTCCTAGTGACACTCCTAATCGCAAACATGTGATTTCACGAGAAGAGAGACCGTTATCGTTTGAATTTAACGGGGAATGTTCTCCGTTTTCTGCTGACACGATAGGTAGTGAGAATGTCATGCAAACTCCAAACTCAGATACAAGCTTAGAAAGACGAGCAAGTTTTGAATCTGAATTTGATCAGGTGACAAATGTTCTTCAACAAGAAAGCTTATCTCCCAATAAAAACTCATCACCGTGGGACCCGCCTAGGTTAAGTTTAGATTTGGCAGATGTATCAGTATCATCGCCTTCGAATATTACAATCCCTAACCAGTTAAGAGAAAAATCGGATATTTATGCATCGTGGATTTCCAACTCAACTTCAGAGAATGTGTCAGAGTCAAATATGCGGATATCTTGGAGGGATGGTCTCGTAAGTGGTTCTTTTGATAAGGATGATTTCGATTGCTGCAGGTTGTTGTCAGATGAAGAAATGGATACTGATAGATTGTTAAAGTCTCCTAGACTTACTGGGCATGAGATAAAAACTGGTGAAAATGGTAAAACAACATCATTTCCTAATGCACCGAACCCTTGTACGGAGTCGGTATGCACTGATGATGGTGGGCCAATCGCATCTCGGGACTCAGACTGGACTCGCTACTACAAAAACTGA